In Neisseriaceae bacterium CLB008, one genomic interval encodes:
- the hpaD gene encoding 3,4-dihydroxyphenylacetate 2,3-dioxygenase: MGQLALAAKITHVPSMYLSELPGEHHGCRQSAIDGHKEISRRCRELGVDTIIVFDTHWLVNSGYHINCNDRFEGVYTSNELPHFIKDMTYQYQGNPELGHLIAEKARAKDVRAMSHEIDSLAMEYGTLVPMRYMNEDQHFKVISISAFCTSHELEDSRKLGEAVLEAIQEYDGKVAVLASGSLSHRFIWDRIASTGMNSYTREFDRQVDLRVVDMWKEGLWPEFCAMLPDYAVHCFGEGMMHDTAMLLGLVGWDQYRGKVEILTDLFASSGTGQINALFPL, encoded by the coding sequence ATGGGGCAACTTGCACTAGCAGCAAAAATCACGCACGTACCGTCTATGTACTTGTCTGAATTACCGGGTGAGCACCACGGCTGTCGTCAGTCGGCCATTGATGGCCATAAAGAAATCAGCCGTCGCTGCCGCGAACTGGGCGTGGACACCATCATCGTGTTTGACACCCACTGGCTGGTGAACAGCGGCTACCACATTAACTGTAATGACCGCTTTGAAGGCGTGTACACCAGTAATGAGCTGCCACACTTTATTAAAGACATGACTTATCAATATCAGGGTAACCCAGAGTTGGGCCACTTAATCGCTGAAAAAGCGCGCGCCAAAGACGTCCGCGCCATGTCACACGAAATTGACAGCTTAGCAATGGAGTACGGCACCCTAGTACCGATGCGCTACATGAACGAAGACCAACACTTTAAAGTGATTTCGATTTCGGCTTTTTGTACCTCACACGAGTTAGAAGACAGCCGCAAGCTGGGTGAAGCCGTGCTGGAAGCCATTCAAGAATACGACGGCAAAGTAGCCGTACTGGCCAGTGGTTCGCTGTCGCACCGCTTCATTTGGGACCGCATTGCGTCAACCGGCATGAACAGCTACACCCGTGAGTTTGACCGTCAGGTTGACTTACGCGTGGTGGACATGTGGAAAGAAGGTCTGTGGCCAGAATTTTGTGCCATGTTGCCGGATTACGCCGTGCACTGTTTTGGCGAAGGGATGATGCACGATACGGCCATGCTGTTGGGCCTAGTGGGTTGGGATCAATACCGCGGTAAGGTCGAAATCCTCACCGACCTTTTTGCCAGCTCGGGCACCGGTCAAATCAACGCTTTATTTCCCCTTTAA
- a CDS encoding 5-carboxymethyl-2-hydroxymuconate Delta-isomerase, protein MPHFTVEYSANLAADIVFDEFFAQVHECLGNSGVFPLGGIRSRAIRMDDYRIADNQHDYAFIHITLKVGSGRDLETRKAVCDELFALIEAYFAPLQAKRLLAISFEMQEVHPVLTYKKNNIHAFLKANGG, encoded by the coding sequence ATGCCCCATTTTACCGTTGAATATTCGGCCAATCTGGCCGCCGACATTGTATTTGATGAATTTTTTGCCCAAGTACATGAATGCTTAGGCAACAGCGGCGTGTTCCCCTTAGGCGGGATTCGCAGCCGCGCCATCCGTATGGACGATTATCGCATTGCCGACAATCAGCATGACTATGCCTTTATCCACATCACCTTAAAGGTGGGTAGCGGGCGTGATTTAGAGACCCGTAAGGCCGTGTGCGATGAGCTGTTTGCCCTGATTGAAGCCTATTTTGCGCCGTTACAGGCAAAGCGCCTATTGGCGATTTCGTTTGAAATGCAAGAAGTTCATCCAGTTTTAACCTACAAAAAAAACAATATTCACGCCTTTTTAAAGGCCAACGGCGGCTAA
- the hpaH gene encoding 2-oxo-hept-4-ene-1,7-dioate hydratase translates to MLAPDTIQALAQQLNHAEQTRTQLKQFSLTQPDITIDDAYAIQKAWVALKIAEGRKLVGHKIGLTSRAMQVSSNITEPDYGALLDDMFFDEGTEIPFERFIVPRVEVELAFILGKPLSGPNCTIFDVLDATEWVVPALEIIDARLHNVDPETKITRKVFDTISDNAANAGVVMGGRPIRPTDLDLRKVSAVLYRNGVIEESGVSAAVLNHPAKGVAWLANKLHPHGVTLQPGQVILGGSFTRPVAARQGDTFHVDYGDLGAIACYFG, encoded by the coding sequence ATGCTTGCACCCGATACGATTCAAGCGTTAGCACAACAGCTAAACCACGCCGAACAAACCCGTACCCAACTGAAACAGTTTTCACTGACTCAGCCAGACATCACCATCGACGACGCTTACGCGATTCAAAAAGCCTGGGTGGCTTTAAAAATAGCAGAAGGGCGTAAGCTGGTTGGCCATAAGATTGGCCTGACCTCGCGCGCCATGCAAGTGTCGTCTAACATCACTGAACCAGACTATGGTGCCTTGCTAGACGATATGTTCTTTGACGAGGGCACTGAGATTCCCTTTGAGCGATTCATCGTGCCGCGCGTTGAAGTGGAGCTGGCGTTTATTTTAGGCAAGCCTTTGAGCGGCCCGAACTGCACCATCTTTGACGTTTTAGACGCCACCGAATGGGTAGTGCCTGCTTTAGAAATCATTGATGCGCGCTTGCACAACGTTGACCCAGAAACCAAAATCACCCGCAAAGTATTCGACACCATTTCCGACAACGCCGCCAATGCCGGTGTGGTGATGGGTGGTCGACCCATTCGCCCTACTGATTTGGACTTGCGTAAGGTCAGCGCCGTGCTGTACCGCAATGGCGTGATTGAAGAGTCGGGCGTGTCGGCGGCGGTATTGAACCATCCCGCCAAAGGCGTGGCGTGGCTAGCCAATAAGCTACACCCTCATGGCGTGACCCTACAGCCTGGCCAAGTGATTTTAGGCGGTTCGTTTACGCGCCCAGTGGCGGCGCGCCAAGGCGATACCTTCCACGTAGACTATGGTGATCTAGGCGCCATCGCCTGCTACTTTGGCTAA
- the hpaI gene encoding 4-hydroxy-2-oxoheptanedioate aldolase → MAKIMPNQFKQALRGDAAQIGMWLGLANSYSAELIATVGFDWLLIDAEHAPNNVTTVLQQLQAIAPYQAQGQSLPVVRPPVGDAVLIKQLLDVGVQTLLVPMVESAEQARGLVDAMRYPPEGIRGVGSALARASLWNSVDDYLNQANDQMCLLVQVENVAGLNHLAEIVAVDGVDGVFIGPADLCAAMGHRGNPMHPEVQAAIKAAVATIRAAGKAAGILYADEKQAKAFIEMGFNFVAVGVDTTLLAKSCRQLLGQFKADGAAAEPAAPSVY, encoded by the coding sequence ATGGCAAAAATCATGCCCAATCAATTCAAGCAAGCGCTGCGCGGTGATGCGGCTCAGATCGGTATGTGGCTAGGCCTTGCCAACAGCTACAGCGCTGAGCTGATCGCGACCGTGGGCTTTGACTGGCTGCTCATCGACGCCGAGCACGCACCGAATAACGTCACCACTGTGTTGCAGCAGCTACAGGCGATTGCGCCCTATCAGGCGCAGGGCCAGTCGTTGCCGGTGGTGCGCCCGCCCGTGGGCGATGCGGTGTTGATCAAGCAGCTATTAGACGTGGGCGTGCAAACCCTATTGGTGCCGATGGTCGAAAGCGCCGAACAGGCGCGCGGTCTCGTCGACGCCATGCGTTACCCGCCTGAAGGCATTCGCGGCGTGGGCAGTGCTTTGGCGCGCGCCTCATTATGGAACAGCGTCGACGACTATTTGAATCAGGCCAACGACCAAATGTGCCTTTTGGTGCAGGTGGAAAACGTGGCTGGGCTGAATCATTTAGCTGAGATTGTGGCGGTCGATGGCGTGGACGGGGTCTTTATTGGCCCTGCCGATCTGTGTGCGGCCATGGGCCATCGCGGTAACCCAATGCATCCTGAAGTACAGGCGGCGATTAAGGCCGCCGTGGCGACGATTCGCGCTGCGGGTAAGGCCGCTGGTATTTTGTATGCCGACGAAAAACAGGCCAAAGCCTTTATTGAAATGGGCTTTAATTTTGTGGCCGTGGGCGTGGACACCACGCTATTGGCCAAGTCTTGTCGTCAGTTATTGGGGCAGTTTAAAGCAGATGGCGCCGCGGCTGAGCCAGCAGCGCCCTCGGTGTATTGA
- a CDS encoding NAD-dependent succinate-semialdehyde dehydrogenase, whose protein sequence is MNGLSDQGLWQTQAYINGEWVGGAADQIDVINPATGEVIAQVPNLGQAEAEAAVAAAHLAQKTWAKMPAKARSQALRRWFDLMMQHQDDLARILTLEQGKPLAEAKGEIAYGASYIEWYAEEAKRIYGDIIPGPSADKRILVTKEAIGVCAAITPWNFPNAMITRKAAPALAAGCSIVVRPASQTPLSALAIAELAHRAGIPAGVFNVLTGSATQIGQVLTKDDRVKKFSFTGSTEVGRKLIAQCADTVKKVSMELGGNAPFIVFNDADVDEAVVGAINCKFRNAGQTCVCANRLYVQSGIYDAFVTKLAAAVAELKMGNGLDAGVVFGPVIDANAVAKVQEHIDDAVSKGAELVSGGQVDALGQLFFQPTIVKNVTQDMKVAKEETFGPLAPVFKFDTEDEVIGYANDTEFGLASYFYTRDMGTVVRVSEALEYGMVAVNSGVLSNEAAPFGGVKQSGLGREGSKYGMDDYLEIKYVLLAGL, encoded by the coding sequence ATGAATGGATTAAGCGACCAAGGCCTGTGGCAAACTCAGGCCTACATCAATGGTGAATGGGTGGGCGGTGCAGCCGACCAAATTGACGTCATTAACCCGGCAACGGGTGAGGTGATTGCCCAAGTGCCCAATTTGGGTCAGGCCGAAGCCGAAGCCGCCGTGGCGGCTGCGCATCTGGCGCAAAAAACCTGGGCCAAAATGCCGGCTAAGGCGCGTAGCCAAGCGCTGCGCCGCTGGTTTGATTTAATGATGCAGCATCAGGATGACCTAGCCCGGATTTTGACCTTGGAGCAAGGTAAGCCATTGGCTGAGGCCAAGGGCGAGATTGCCTACGGGGCATCGTATATCGAATGGTATGCCGAAGAAGCCAAGCGTATTTACGGCGACATCATTCCGGGGCCGAGCGCCGATAAACGCATCTTGGTGACTAAAGAAGCCATCGGCGTGTGCGCCGCCATCACGCCGTGGAATTTCCCCAATGCCATGATTACCCGTAAAGCGGCGCCAGCGCTGGCCGCAGGTTGTAGCATCGTGGTGCGTCCAGCCTCTCAAACGCCGCTGTCGGCCTTGGCGATTGCTGAATTGGCCCACCGAGCGGGCATTCCGGCCGGCGTGTTTAACGTGTTGACCGGTAGCGCCACCCAGATTGGCCAAGTGTTGACCAAAGACGATAGGGTGAAAAAATTCAGCTTTACCGGCTCGACCGAAGTAGGCCGCAAGCTGATTGCCCAATGCGCCGATACGGTCAAGAAAGTGTCGATGGAGCTAGGCGGTAATGCGCCGTTTATTGTGTTTAATGATGCTGATGTGGATGAGGCCGTGGTGGGCGCGATTAACTGTAAGTTTCGCAACGCTGGCCAAACCTGCGTGTGCGCGAACCGCCTCTACGTTCAGTCCGGCATTTATGATGCCTTTGTGACCAAGCTGGCGGCGGCCGTGGCCGAATTGAAAATGGGCAACGGCCTGGATGCGGGCGTGGTTTTTGGTCCCGTCATTGACGCCAATGCGGTGGCAAAAGTGCAAGAACACATCGATGATGCCGTGAGTAAGGGTGCTGAGCTGGTGAGCGGCGGCCAAGTGGATGCGCTGGGGCAGCTGTTCTTCCAGCCCACCATCGTCAAGAACGTGACGCAGGACATGAAGGTGGCCAAGGAAGAAACCTTCGGGCCTTTAGCGCCGGTGTTTAAATTTGACACCGAAGACGAAGTCATTGGCTATGCCAACGACACTGAGTTTGGGCTGGCCTCATATTTCTATACCCGCGACATGGGCACCGTGGTGCGCGTCTCTGAAGCTTTGGAATACGGTATGGTGGCGGTGAATAGCGGTGTGCTGTCGAATGAGGCGGCGCCGTTTGGTGGGGTGAAACAGTCGGGCCTGGGCCGCGAAGGCTCGAAATATGGCATGGACGATTACCTAGAAATCAAATACGTGCTGCTGGCCGGCCTGTAG
- a CDS encoding p-hydroxyphenylacetate 3-hydroxylase oxygenase component, whose product MKNTNFLLERLQEILPQIAANADKTEQLRRVPDENIALLKGIGLHKAFLPKPYGGYEISLPEFSDCISALAGACGGTAWAFSLLCTHNHQLAMFSKQLQDEIWGENPDATASSSIAPFSQIEEVEGGIRISGEMGWSSGCDHADWAIVGCNRFNAAGEKVYSFAVLPRSDYEIVDNWYAMAMKGSGSKQLSIKDVFVPEHRIQAAKDMMEGKSAGFGLYPDSKVFYTPYRPYFASGFAAIALGVAERMLVAFQEKTKNRVRAYTGVNVGTATPALMRLAESTHQVGAARAYLEKTLLDHKEHAERKEYPSRATLAHWRTNQAYAVKMCVEAVDRLFSASGASVWMEGNEIQRLFRDVHITGAHAYTDYDVCAQILGRELMGLEPDPSMV is encoded by the coding sequence ATGAAAAATACAAACTTTCTATTAGAACGATTGCAAGAGATCTTGCCGCAAATTGCCGCTAACGCAGACAAAACCGAACAGCTGCGCCGCGTGCCGGATGAAAACATTGCCCTTTTAAAAGGCATTGGTTTACACAAGGCCTTCTTGCCTAAGCCTTATGGCGGCTACGAAATTTCCCTACCTGAATTTTCTGACTGCATCAGTGCCTTAGCCGGCGCGTGTGGCGGCACCGCTTGGGCGTTTAGCCTACTGTGTACCCACAACCATCAATTGGCCATGTTCTCCAAGCAATTGCAGGACGAAATTTGGGGCGAGAATCCCGACGCCACCGCCAGCAGCTCGATCGCACCGTTTAGCCAAATTGAAGAAGTTGAAGGCGGCATCCGCATCAGCGGCGAAATGGGTTGGAGCAGCGGCTGCGACCACGCCGACTGGGCCATTGTGGGCTGTAACCGCTTTAACGCCGCAGGCGAAAAAGTGTATTCGTTTGCCGTTTTACCACGCTCAGACTACGAAATCGTCGACAACTGGTATGCCATGGCGATGAAGGGTAGTGGCTCTAAGCAATTGAGCATCAAAGACGTTTTCGTGCCAGAACACCGTATTCAGGCCGCCAAAGACATGATGGAAGGTAAGTCGGCAGGCTTTGGCCTATACCCAGACAGTAAGGTGTTCTACACCCCTTATCGTCCTTACTTTGCCAGCGGTTTTGCCGCCATCGCCTTAGGCGTTGCTGAGCGCATGCTGGTGGCGTTTCAAGAGAAAACCAAAAACCGTGTGCGCGCCTATACCGGCGTGAACGTGGGTACGGCCACGCCGGCTTTGATGCGTTTAGCCGAATCAACCCATCAAGTAGGGGCGGCGCGTGCTTATTTGGAAAAAACCTTGCTCGACCATAAAGAACACGCCGAACGTAAAGAATATCCTAGCCGCGCAACTTTGGCCCATTGGCGTACCAATCAGGCTTATGCGGTAAAAATGTGCGTGGAAGCCGTTGATCGCTTGTTTAGCGCCTCGGGTGCCAGCGTGTGGATGGAAGGCAATGAGATTCAGCGTCTCTTCCGCGACGTGCACATCACCGGTGCGCATGCCTATACCGATTACGATGTGTGTGCCCAAATTTTGGGCCGAGAGCTGATGGGTCTAGAGCCCGATCCAAGTATGGTTTAA
- a CDS encoding p-hydroxyphenylacetate 3-hydroxylase reductase component has protein sequence MTTFDSKSFRRALGNFATGVTVVTAQDSDGNKVGVTANSFNSVSLEPALVLWCIDKRSSSQAVFDRASHFAVNILAGDQIALSNNFARPKDDKFADISHQEGAGGCLLLDDCAAHFECELYQQIDAGDHVILIGKVVAFSDFGRAPLLYHQGAYSAVLPHPSLQRKRDAQPADQTTSGKLFHNMHYLLTQAVRAYQNDYYPKQLASGLRTSEARMLLVLDGGHANCKVGMLKEVAMPMREIEQAVEILKRKGLIQEDSESLQLTDLGHEQAGQLYAIAEEHQDQVFARYQPEQVALFKTMLKDMIG, from the coding sequence ATGACGACGTTTGACAGTAAATCATTTCGTCGCGCCTTGGGTAATTTCGCCACCGGTGTGACGGTGGTGACGGCCCAAGACAGCGACGGCAATAAAGTGGGCGTAACCGCCAACAGTTTTAATTCAGTATCGCTAGAGCCAGCCTTGGTGCTGTGGTGTATCGACAAACGCTCTAGCAGCCAGGCCGTGTTTGACCGCGCCAGCCATTTTGCGGTGAATATCTTGGCGGGGGATCAAATCGCCTTGTCGAATAATTTTGCCCGACCTAAGGACGATAAGTTTGCCGACATCAGCCATCAAGAAGGGGCGGGTGGCTGTTTGTTGCTAGACGATTGCGCCGCCCACTTTGAGTGTGAGCTGTATCAGCAAATCGATGCCGGCGACCATGTGATCCTCATCGGTAAAGTGGTGGCCTTTAGCGACTTTGGCCGCGCGCCGTTACTGTACCATCAAGGCGCCTACTCGGCCGTTTTACCGCACCCCAGCCTACAGCGTAAGCGTGACGCGCAGCCAGCCGATCAAACCACGTCGGGCAAGCTGTTTCACAATATGCATTACTTGTTGACTCAGGCCGTGCGCGCCTACCAAAACGATTACTATCCTAAGCAGTTAGCGTCAGGCTTACGCACCAGCGAGGCGCGGATGCTGCTGGTGTTGGATGGCGGCCACGCCAACTGCAAGGTGGGCATGCTGAAAGAAGTGGCGATGCCGATGCGCGAAATCGAGCAGGCGGTGGAGATTCTGAAGCGTAAGGGCTTGATTCAAGAAGATAGCGAATCCTTACAGCTGACCGATCTGGGCCACGAGCAAGCGGGGCAGCTGTATGCCATCGCAGAAGAGCATCAAGATCAGGTGTTTGCGCGTTATCAGCCAGAACAGGTGGCCTTATTCAAAACCATGTTAAAAGACATGATTGGTTAA